A single genomic interval of Helianthus annuus cultivar XRQ/B chromosome 13, HanXRQr2.0-SUNRISE, whole genome shotgun sequence harbors:
- the LOC110900446 gene encoding uncharacterized protein LOC110900446 has translation MSIRSGRQTNAWSDNWWPCSPLRSFISPRAIANAGFSLSSMVADLVAADNGQWLWPEAWYDAYPVLINIDIHQIIAGVNDRLWWKDLDGNLQHFESGEVWNSLRNREDKVLWVNSVWFSQCIPRHSFHLWLVIKNKLKTQDRLTVWEAGSATNLQLMCCPLCKYDRDTRDHLFFQCHFSSEVWGLVRKYVDMGGVLNTLSSIIQWMELVANSRTLEHIICKILVAATTYFIRQERNNRLFSTLARNADALSKIIIDTVRLRIMGFKVSGEPKYDKILERWLISKNMALEPS, from the coding sequence ATGTCTATTAGGAGTGGGAGGCAAACTAATGCTTGGAGTGACAATTGGTGGCCTTGTAGTCCTCTTCGGTCGTTTATCTCTCCAAGAGCTATCGCTAATGCTGGTTTCTCTCTAAGTTCTATGGTTGCTGATCTTGTGGCGGCTGATAATGGTCAATGGTTATGGCCCGAGGCATGGTATGACGCTTATCCGGTTCTTATAAATATTGATATTCATCAAATTATAGCTGGTGTGAATGATCGGCTATGGTGGAAAGATCTGGATGGTAATCTTCAGCATTTTGAATCGGGGGAGGTTTGGAATAGCTTGCGGAATAGAGAGGATAAGGTTTTATGGGTTAACTCGGTATGGTTCTCTCAATGTATTCCTCGACATTCATTCCACTTGTGGTTAGTTATCAAGAATAAACTTAAGACTCAAGACAGGTTGACCGTTTGGGAAGCTGGCAGTGCTACTAATTTACAGCTTATGTGCTGTCCATTATGTAAATATGATCGTGACACTAGAGATCATCTCTTCTTCCAATGTCATTTTTCATCCGAGGTTTGGGGATTGGTTAGGAAATACGTGGACATGGGGGGTGTTTTGAACACTTTGTCATCGATTATTCAATGGATGGAGCTCGTTGCTAATTCAAGAACTCTAGAGCATATTATTTGCAAGATCCTGGTTGCGGCTACCACATATTTTATTCGGCAAGAAAGAAACAATCGTCTATTTTCTACTCTTGCTCGAAATGCTGATGCTCTCTCTAAGATCATTATTGATACGGTTCGGCTTAGAATTATGGGCTTCAAGGTGAGTGGGGAACCAAAATATGACAAGATATTGGAAAGGTGGCTGATCTCGAAGAATATGGCTTTGGAGCCGAGCTAA